In Candidatus Defluviibacterium haderslevense, the following are encoded in one genomic region:
- a CDS encoding MmcQ/YjbR family DNA-binding protein: MDKDVIKHIALSFPQTSEQSHFDKPSFRIGKKIFATHNLKENRICVKLSEIDQNVFSSFDPTVIYPVPNKWGKQGWTLVNLETISNELLYDSLLAAYCEVAPKKISDAFIKTLGDR, from the coding sequence ATGGACAAAGATGTTATTAAACACATAGCCCTCTCCTTTCCACAAACTTCCGAGCAGTCTCATTTTGATAAGCCGTCTTTTAGAATAGGTAAAAAAATATTTGCTACCCACAATTTGAAAGAAAATAGAATTTGTGTAAAACTTTCCGAAATAGATCAGAATGTCTTCTCCTCTTTTGATCCAACTGTAATTTATCCTGTTCCCAACAAATGGGGAAAACAAGGATGGACCTTGGTCAATCTGGAAACTATTTCTAATGAATTACTGTACGACTCTTTATTAGCTGCCTATTGTGAAGTAGCGCCAAAAAAAATATCCGATGCCTTTATTAAGACCCTGGGTGATAGATAA
- a CDS encoding DUF885 domain-containing protein — MIKYLGIFLIVIASSCSQQKNSQTPITPFADFLKQYHEERQTFYPLESTYAGETKLNHLLPIDISQKFIHDLKSMYLKYQQGLANYDVSKFSEVDQLSYDILKWECEVNLDDEQFENYLIPINQFNSLHLTMGTFASGEGTQPFKTVKDYDNWLQRLDAYVIWLDTAMVNMHLGIQKGIVLPKALTKKLIPQFEAMTITDMEKHLYYSPIRRIPADFSSEDKSRLSSAYESMIKDKLVPRFKAMTEFLKGDYLTASRESSGISELTNGKIYYAAKLKEQTTTHLTPEEIHQLGLNEVSRIKTEMEKVMAQVGFKGSLKEFFDHVRQKKELMPFNEPKQVIDNFYAIYEKMKPNLSKLFDLEPKSKFEIRRTEAFREASASAEYNQGSIDGTRPGIFYVPIPNVKTYNLYSDEDLFLHEAIPGHHYQISLAQENTSLPEFRKLLWYGAYGEGWALYSESLGQELGLYQDPYQYFGMLGAEMHRSIRLVVDTGMHAFGWSREKAIQYSIENEAESEESIISEIERYMAWPGQACSYKIGQLKIRELRSILEKRDGQSFDVKKFHRMVLESGCLPLAVLEKRLI; from the coding sequence ATGATTAAATACCTAGGGATTTTTCTAATTGTAATAGCTAGCTCTTGCAGCCAACAAAAAAACAGTCAAACTCCAATTACACCATTTGCAGATTTCTTAAAACAGTATCATGAAGAACGCCAAACTTTTTATCCTTTGGAGAGTACATATGCTGGTGAAACTAAATTAAATCATCTGCTTCCAATAGATATTTCACAGAAATTTATTCATGATTTAAAATCAATGTACTTGAAATATCAGCAAGGCCTTGCAAATTATGATGTTTCGAAATTTTCAGAAGTTGATCAACTTAGTTATGATATCTTAAAATGGGAATGTGAAGTTAATTTGGATGATGAGCAATTTGAGAATTACCTGATACCCATCAATCAGTTTAATTCTTTACATCTTACTATGGGGACTTTTGCATCGGGGGAGGGCACTCAGCCTTTTAAGACTGTAAAAGATTATGACAACTGGTTACAACGATTGGATGCTTATGTAATATGGCTCGATACAGCTATGGTCAATATGCATCTTGGAATTCAAAAAGGAATCGTTTTACCAAAAGCCTTAACAAAAAAATTGATACCACAATTTGAGGCAATGACCATTACAGATATGGAAAAACACCTTTACTATAGCCCAATTAGGAGGATACCTGCAGATTTTAGTTCAGAAGATAAATCCAGATTATCTAGTGCTTATGAATCGATGATCAAAGATAAATTGGTACCCAGATTTAAGGCTATGACCGAATTTTTAAAGGGTGATTATTTGACTGCATCTAGAGAAAGTTCAGGGATCAGTGAATTGACTAATGGAAAAATCTATTATGCAGCAAAATTGAAAGAGCAGACTACAACTCATTTAACGCCAGAGGAGATTCATCAGTTAGGCCTTAATGAAGTGAGTAGAATAAAAACAGAAATGGAGAAAGTCATGGCGCAGGTTGGATTTAAGGGTAGCTTAAAAGAATTTTTTGATCATGTTAGACAAAAAAAAGAATTAATGCCATTTAATGAACCGAAACAAGTGATTGATAATTTTTATGCCATTTATGAAAAAATGAAACCCAATTTATCAAAATTGTTTGATCTGGAACCCAAGTCAAAATTTGAAATCAGAAGAACAGAAGCATTCAGAGAAGCAAGTGCAAGTGCAGAATACAATCAAGGATCCATAGATGGTACGAGACCAGGCATATTTTATGTGCCCATTCCAAATGTGAAAACGTATAATTTGTATTCAGACGAAGATTTATTTTTACACGAAGCTATTCCAGGGCATCACTACCAAATATCCTTAGCTCAAGAGAATACATCTTTACCTGAATTTCGAAAATTATTATGGTACGGAGCGTATGGTGAAGGATGGGCATTATACAGTGAATCATTAGGTCAAGAACTTGGATTATACCAAGACCCTTATCAATATTTTGGTATGTTGGGTGCAGAAATGCATCGATCCATTAGATTAGTGGTTGATACCGGAATGCACGCTTTCGGATGGTCAAGAGAAAAAGCAATCCAGTATTCCATAGAGAATGAGGCAGAGAGTGAAGAAAGTATTATCAGTGAAATAGAACGATATATGGCTTGGCCTGGACAGGCCTGCAGTTATAAAATTGGACAACTTAAAATTCGAGAGTTGCGAAGTATTCTTGAAAAAAGAGATGGTCAGTCATTTGATGTGAAAAAATTTCATCGAATGGTTTTAGAATCCGGATGTTTGCCTTTAGCTGTTTTAGAAAAAAGACTAATATAA
- a CDS encoding acetyl-CoA hydrolase/transferase family protein: protein MKIQSAEHAVNRINSGNRVFFQGGVATPTSLMKALFNRKNELKNVELLSISTLGNLVFDTEEIKDSFFVNSLFVSKNVRDMVNTEYGDYVPIFLSEIHLLFKNNILPLDVALIHVSPPDKHGFCSLGTSVDITRAAVKYAKYTIAQINKQMPRTHGDGQIHISEINTYIEIDEALPEVSYDHDRNEITNAIGKYCAELIEDRSTLQMGIGAIPDAVLSCLGNHKDLGIHTEMFSDGLLPLVEKGIITNTYKGKHRGKIVTSFAIGTKKLYDFVDDNPEVLFLEIDYVNDTKVIRSNPKMIAINSALEIDLTGQVCSDSLGIYQYSGVGGQMDFIRGAALSEGGKPIIALPSTTKNGESKIVPFLKEGGSVVTTRAHVHYVVTEYGVAYLFGKNLCQRAHALLNIAHPAHREWLEAETIKRFGKLVH from the coding sequence ATGAAAATCCAGTCAGCAGAGCACGCAGTGAATAGGATCAACAGCGGAAATAGAGTTTTTTTCCAAGGTGGAGTAGCCACACCAACTTCCTTAATGAAAGCTTTGTTTAATAGGAAAAATGAGCTAAAAAATGTAGAATTGTTGAGTATAAGCACCTTAGGAAATCTGGTCTTCGATACGGAAGAGATAAAAGACAGTTTTTTTGTCAATTCTCTCTTTGTTTCTAAAAACGTCAGAGACATGGTAAATACCGAATATGGGGATTACGTGCCGATATTTTTAAGCGAAATACATTTACTCTTTAAAAATAATATTCTTCCATTGGATGTGGCGTTGATACATGTTTCTCCACCGGACAAACATGGTTTTTGTTCGCTGGGAACTTCTGTAGATATAACACGCGCAGCTGTCAAATATGCCAAATACACAATTGCGCAAATCAATAAACAAATGCCCAGAACCCATGGTGATGGACAGATTCATATTTCTGAAATCAATACCTATATAGAAATCGATGAAGCTCTACCTGAAGTAAGTTATGATCATGATCGAAATGAAATCACAAATGCCATAGGTAAATATTGTGCTGAATTAATAGAGGATCGTTCTACTTTACAAATGGGTATTGGGGCTATTCCTGATGCTGTTTTATCATGTTTGGGCAATCACAAAGATTTGGGCATTCATACCGAAATGTTTTCAGACGGTTTATTGCCATTAGTTGAGAAAGGTATTATCACCAATACTTATAAAGGTAAGCATCGTGGAAAAATAGTAACAAGTTTTGCCATAGGTACAAAAAAATTATACGATTTTGTAGATGATAATCCGGAAGTTCTTTTTTTGGAAATCGATTATGTCAATGACACTAAAGTCATCCGATCTAATCCCAAAATGATCGCCATTAATTCTGCCTTAGAAATCGATTTGACCGGTCAGGTATGTTCTGATTCTCTGGGTATCTATCAATATTCCGGTGTCGGAGGACAAATGGATTTCATTCGTGGAGCTGCTTTATCAGAAGGCGGCAAGCCTATCATTGCATTGCCATCCACTACAAAGAATGGCGAATCTAAAATAGTACCTTTCCTTAAAGAAGGTGGGTCCGTTGTAACTACAAGGGCACATGTACATTATGTTGTTACAGAATATGGCGTAGCCTACTTATTCGGAAAAAATTTATGCCAAAGGGCTCATGCCCTATTAAATATAGCCCATCCCGCACACAGAGAATGGCTTGAAGCAGAAACCATCAAGCGATTTGGAAAGTTGGTGCATTAA
- a CDS encoding endonuclease/exonuclease/phosphatase family protein, producing MKLISWNCQGAFRKKADTILLQLPDLLVVQECEHPDLLIFNSSTPKPKDYLWFGNNKHKGLGVFSYGDYKLELLDDHNPEIKIISPISVIGERINFTLFAIWAHNPNDPDGQYVEQVWKAIHQYDHLLNNGRTILTGDFNSNTIWDRKNRMANHSAVVDKLALKNIYSAYHRYFNQVQGKEDHPTFFLQRNKNKPYHLDYCFASKDLYDKVTNIQIGSFENWIQHSDHTPIIISFDL from the coding sequence ATGAAACTAATTAGCTGGAATTGCCAAGGAGCATTTAGAAAAAAAGCCGATACCATATTACTTCAACTACCAGATCTACTGGTTGTCCAGGAATGTGAACATCCAGATCTATTGATTTTCAATTCATCAACTCCAAAACCAAAGGACTATCTATGGTTTGGTAACAACAAACATAAAGGCCTTGGAGTTTTTTCATACGGTGATTACAAATTAGAATTATTAGACGATCACAATCCGGAGATTAAAATCATTTCACCCATTTCCGTTATAGGAGAACGCATTAATTTTACACTGTTTGCCATTTGGGCTCACAATCCCAATGATCCAGATGGACAATACGTTGAGCAGGTATGGAAAGCCATTCATCAATACGACCATCTTTTAAATAACGGACGAACCATATTAACGGGTGATTTCAACAGCAATACCATTTGGGATAGAAAAAATAGAATGGCTAACCATTCTGCTGTTGTTGATAAACTAGCACTCAAAAATATTTATAGTGCATACCATAGATACTTTAATCAAGTACAAGGAAAGGAAGATCATCCTACCTTTTTCTTACAACGCAACAAAAATAAACCATATCATCTGGACTATTGCTTTGCATCAAAAGATCTTTACGACAAAGTCACAAATATTCAAATTGGATCTTTCGAAAATTGGATTCAACATAGTGATCACACACCAATAATCATTTCCTTTGATCTATAA
- a CDS encoding outer membrane beta-barrel protein: MKSQTKLLLISFIFIGLYSCDCFAQSSRFKTGVVAGLNFSELEGDEITDYLGLNAGLIGTARLSKHTQLGMEILFSQNGEYILPKSYPALQYGQIWLNHIEVPIHFDWLIGVFQRNKFYDWNLNIGIAYTRLLNYNIENNDKVNVNDLISYENKQAILLQAGTIYNFTKNIGLNLKASLPIRIEGLNWTLAARLVYVI; the protein is encoded by the coding sequence ATGAAAAGTCAAACAAAATTATTATTAATAAGCTTCATATTTATAGGTTTGTATTCTTGCGATTGTTTTGCTCAATCATCAAGATTTAAAACTGGGGTTGTTGCTGGTTTGAATTTTTCTGAATTGGAGGGTGATGAAATTACTGATTACCTTGGACTTAATGCTGGGTTAATAGGCACAGCAAGACTTTCAAAACACACACAATTAGGAATGGAAATTTTATTTAGCCAAAATGGAGAATATATTTTACCAAAGTCTTATCCTGCACTTCAATATGGACAAATATGGTTAAATCATATTGAAGTGCCCATTCATTTCGACTGGCTTATTGGTGTATTTCAAAGGAACAAATTTTACGACTGGAATTTAAATATAGGTATAGCCTATACACGTTTACTTAATTATAATATTGAAAACAATGACAAAGTAAATGTCAATGATCTTATCAGCTATGAAAATAAGCAAGCTATTTTATTACAGGCCGGAACAATCTATAATTTTACAAAAAATATTGGGCTCAACCTTAAAGCCTCTTTACCTATTAGAATTGAAGGACTAAATTGGACATTGGCAGCAAGATTAGTTTACGTTATTTAA